A region of Anolis carolinensis isolate JA03-04 unplaced genomic scaffold, rAnoCar3.1.pri scaffold_7, whole genome shotgun sequence DNA encodes the following proteins:
- the slc35e1 gene encoding LOW QUALITY PROTEIN: solute carrier family 35 member E1 (The sequence of the model RefSeq protein was modified relative to this genomic sequence to represent the inferred CDS: deleted 1 base in 1 codon): MAPPPPPPAPPSPPAPPPPSEPPPPGPAPGPAPPPPPPGGAGVLRVPALCLAWYALSAGGNVVNKVLLGGFPRPVTVSLCHVLGLVALLPPLLRAWRVPAAGPAQLPPRAYPRLILPLAFGKYLASVSAHVSLWRVPVSYAHTVKATMPIWVVLLSRIIMKEKQTTKVYLSLVPIIGGVLLATVTELSFDTWGLVSALAATLCFSLQNIFSKKVLRDSRIHHLRLLNILGCHAVFFMIPTWVLVDLSSFLVENDLSSMAHWPWTMLLLAISGFCNFAQNVIAFSILNLISPLSYSVANATKRITVITVSLIMLRNPVTSTNVLGMMTAILGVFLYNKTKYDASQEAKKQQQQLLPLTTGDVVGLEHHQQQQQQRRIALEKAQNGMGSFGHHHHPLHHHGDFQYGGRGGVLADHFQYGRQNYPNLYGSSRYDI; this comes from the exons ATGGCGCCTCCCCCGCCGCCGCCCGCGCCGCCCTCGCCGCCCGCTCCCCCGCCGCCCTCGGAGCCGCCGCCGCCTGGCCCTGCTCCTGGCcctgcgcctcctcctcctccgccgggcGGTGCCGGGGTGCTGCGGGTGCCGGCGCTGTGCCTGGCGTGGTACGCGCTGAGCGCGGGCGGGAACGTGGTGAACAAGGTGCTGCTGGGCGGGTTCCCGCGCCCGGTGACGGTGTCGCTGTGCCACGTGCTGGGCCTGGTGGCGCTGCTGCCGCCGCTGCTCCGCGCCTGGAGGGTGCCCGCCGCCGGCCCCGCCCAGCTCCCGCCCCGCGCCTACCCGCGCCTCATCCTCCCGCTCGCCTTCGGAAAGTACCTCGCCTCCGTCTCCGCCCACGTCTCCCTCTGGAGGGTGCCCGTCTCCTACGCGCACACCG TGAAGGCAACCATGCCCATCTGGGTGGTCCTGCTGTCCAGAATCATCATGAAAGAAAAGCAGACGACCAAG GTCTACCTCTCGCTCGTGCCCATCATCGGTGGGGTGCTGCTGGCCACCGTCACGGAGCTCTCCTTCGACACCTGGGGCCTGGTCAGCGCCCTGGCCGCCACCCTCTGCTTCTCCCTCCAGAACATCTTCTCCAAGAAG GTCTTGAGAGATTCGCGCATCCATCACCTCCGCTTGCTGAACATCCTGGGCTGCCACGCCGTCTTCTTCATGATCCCGACGTGGGTCCTGGTGGATCTGTCTTCCTTCCTGGTCGAGAATGACCTG AGTTCGATGGCGCACTGGCCGTGGACCATGCTGCTCCTGGCCATCTCGGGCTTCTGCAACTTTGCCCAGAACGTCATTGCCTTCAGCATCCTCAACCTGATCAGCCCGCTGAGCTACTCGGTCGCCAACGCCACCAAGCGCATCACCGTCATCACCGTCTCGCTCATCATGCTCCGCAACCCCGTCACCAGCACCAACGTGCTGGGCATGATGACCGCCATCCTGGGCGTCTTCCTCTACAACAAG ACGAAGTACGACGCCAGCCAGGAGgccaagaagcagcagcagcagctcctcccGCTCACGACGGGCGACGTGGTGGGCCTGGAgcaccaccagcagcagcagcagcagcgccgcATTGCCTTGGAGAAGGCCCAGAACGGCATGGGCTCCTtcggccaccaccaccacccgctCCACCACCACGGGGACTTCCAGTACGGAGGCCGGGGGGGCGTCCTGGCCGACCACTTCCagtac ggccggcagaactacCCGAACTTGTACGGCTCCAGCCGCTACGACATCTAG